Proteins encoded together in one Pantoea sp. CCBC3-3-1 window:
- a CDS encoding YraN family protein, whose product MEPVSSGTNRSGILSRQQTGAGYEQQARRLLEQAGLTFVAANVRFRVGEIDLIMRDKTTWVFVEVRYRRNALFGGAAASVTRSKQLKLLKAAAFWLNGRRTSFESADCRFDVIAITGTQIDWLPNAFTAE is encoded by the coding sequence ATGGAGCCAGTATCGTCAGGGACAAATCGTTCCGGCATCCTGAGTCGTCAGCAAACGGGGGCGGGCTATGAGCAACAGGCCCGCCGCCTGCTGGAGCAAGCAGGATTAACCTTTGTCGCCGCGAACGTGCGTTTTCGGGTTGGAGAAATCGACCTGATTATGCGCGACAAAACGACCTGGGTTTTTGTGGAAGTCCGCTATCGCCGCAATGCGCTTTTTGGCGGTGCAGCAGCCAGCGTGACCCGCAGCAAGCAGCTAAAACTGCTAAAAGCCGCAGCCTTTTGGCTGAATGGACGCAGAACCAGTTTTGAGAGCGCGGACTGTCGCTTTGATGTCATTGCGATAACCGGCACGCAGATCGACTGGTTGCCTAATGCCTTTACGGCGGAGTGA
- a CDS encoding penicillin-binding protein activator, with product MLPSKVIHNKAGRNLAVLLAALIFAGCSGQGPQTPQADVQAAATGTSDSYLQQMQQSSDDNKVDWQLLAIRALLNEGKIPQANDQFASLPQQLSDTQRQEALLLQAQLKIAQQDLNGAGQLLQKVDTASLSKDQQARYLQLQINSSQGRPSLALLRAYIAQEPLLTTPADKQKNIDATWQALVQMTPDQINSLVINADENTLQGWLDLLNVYKANSSDPDMLKAGISDWQTRYPYNPAAKMLPTALTQVQNFQQASTAKIALLLPLSGQAQIFANAIKKGFDDARNGTLTQNGTVQPAAAAQPAIGSAAAPVQAPTQAGGENSAAPADANAAVSPSASPDAAATPASTPEPAAPAAQNANVAQTAAPSSSTQVQVYDTGSQPVDQVLAQAQKDGATLVVGPLIKNNVEQLASVQTPLNILALNEPESVQNHPNLCYFALSPEDEARDAAHHMWDQGKRSPLLMVPRSALGDRVNKAFATEWQKLGGSTVLQQQFGSTGELKQGINSGAGLRLTGTPVTLQQPPQQPQDANVTGQPPVQPAPVSDSGNVDSVYIVATQDEMALIKPMISMRVSSRSMVQIYASSRSYQAGSGPDFRLEMEGVQFSDAPLLSGNNPALLQQAAKNFNNDYSLVRLYAMGVDAWTLANHFSEVRQLPGFQIQGETGNLSATTDCVINRKLTWSQYRQGQIVPAS from the coding sequence ATGCTTCCTTCGAAAGTCATTCATAACAAAGCAGGACGCAACCTGGCTGTTCTGCTGGCCGCCCTGATTTTTGCCGGTTGTTCCGGCCAGGGTCCGCAAACGCCTCAGGCGGATGTGCAGGCCGCAGCCACTGGCACTTCCGATTCTTACCTGCAGCAAATGCAGCAAAGTTCAGATGATAACAAGGTTGACTGGCAATTACTTGCTATCCGCGCATTGCTGAACGAAGGGAAGATCCCTCAGGCCAACGATCAGTTCGCCAGCCTGCCACAGCAGCTCAGCGACACTCAGCGCCAGGAAGCCTTGTTACTTCAGGCACAGCTTAAAATCGCCCAGCAGGATCTGAACGGCGCAGGCCAGCTTCTGCAAAAGGTGGATACCGCCTCATTGTCGAAAGACCAACAGGCCCGCTATTTGCAGCTTCAGATTAACAGCAGCCAGGGCCGTCCTTCGCTGGCGCTGCTGCGCGCTTATATCGCTCAGGAGCCGCTGCTGACCACCCCCGCCGATAAGCAAAAAAATATTGATGCGACCTGGCAGGCGCTGGTGCAAATGACGCCCGATCAGATTAACAGTCTGGTGATCAACGCGGATGAAAATACGCTGCAAGGCTGGCTGGATCTGCTGAACGTTTACAAGGCTAACAGCAGCGACCCGGATATGCTGAAAGCCGGTATCAGCGACTGGCAGACGCGCTATCCCTATAATCCTGCGGCGAAAATGCTGCCGACAGCGCTGACTCAGGTGCAAAATTTCCAGCAGGCGTCGACCGCAAAAATCGCCCTGCTGCTGCCACTAAGCGGCCAGGCGCAAATTTTTGCTAATGCGATCAAGAAAGGCTTCGACGACGCCAGAAACGGTACGTTGACGCAGAATGGCACAGTACAGCCCGCAGCCGCCGCGCAGCCTGCTATCGGAAGCGCCGCGGCGCCCGTTCAGGCTCCGACCCAGGCAGGCGGCGAGAATTCAGCTGCGCCAGCGGATGCCAACGCCGCGGTCAGCCCTTCCGCCAGCCCGGATGCCGCAGCGACGCCAGCATCTACGCCGGAGCCGGCAGCGCCTGCTGCACAAAACGCTAACGTCGCGCAAACCGCCGCGCCATCCAGTTCAACCCAGGTACAGGTATACGACACCGGTTCTCAACCTGTCGATCAGGTACTGGCACAGGCACAAAAAGATGGCGCAACCCTGGTCGTTGGCCCGCTGATTAAGAATAACGTTGAGCAGTTAGCTTCCGTTCAGACTCCGCTGAATATCCTTGCGCTGAATGAGCCGGAGTCGGTACAGAACCATCCGAATCTTTGCTATTTTGCGCTTTCTCCTGAAGACGAAGCGCGTGATGCTGCCCATCATATGTGGGATCAGGGCAAACGCTCGCCATTGTTAATGGTGCCACGCAGCGCGCTGGGCGATCGCGTCAACAAAGCTTTCGCAACGGAATGGCAGAAGCTGGGCGGCAGTACCGTGCTGCAACAGCAGTTTGGCTCCACGGGCGAGCTAAAGCAGGGGATTAACAGCGGTGCAGGCCTGCGCCTGACCGGTACACCTGTTACGCTGCAACAGCCGCCGCAGCAGCCTCAGGATGCGAACGTTACCGGTCAGCCTCCGGTACAGCCCGCGCCGGTCAGCGACAGCGGCAACGTTGATTCGGTTTATATCGTGGCAACACAGGATGAAATGGCGCTGATCAAACCGATGATCTCTATGCGCGTCAGCAGCCGCAGCATGGTACAAATTTATGCCAGCTCACGCAGCTACCAGGCGGGTTCCGGCCCGGACTTCCGCCTGGAGATGGAAGGCGTACAGTTTAGCGATGCGCCGCTGCTGTCTGGCAACAACCCGGCGCTGTTACAGCAGGCCGCGAAGAACTTTAACAATGACTACTCGCTGGTTCGCCTGTATGCCATGGGCGTGGATGCCTGGACACTGGCTAACCACTTTAGCGAAGTGCGCCAGCTGCCGGGCTTCCAGATTCAGGGCGAAACCGGCAATCTGAGCGCGACAACGGATTGCGTTATCAACAGGAAGTTGACATGGAGCCAGTATCGTCAGGGACAAATCGTTCCGGCATCCTGA
- the rsmI gene encoding 16S rRNA (cytidine(1402)-2'-O)-methyltransferase produces MKQREEISASTLYIVPTPIGNLGDITQRALTVLSSVDLIAAEDTRHTGLLLQHFAINARLFALHDHNEQQKAETLLAKLRDGQSIALVSDAGTPLINDPGYHLVRLCRDAGINVVPLPGACAAITALSAAGLPSDRFCYEGFLPAKSKGRCDTLRALEQESRTLIFYESTHRLLESLQDMVAVWGEARYVVLAREITKTWESIYGAPVGELLAWVQEDENRRKGEMVLIVEGYHAQEDALPPEALRTLALLQKELPLKKAAQLTAEIHDVKKNALYKYALEQQEG; encoded by the coding sequence ATGAAACAACGCGAAGAGATTTCTGCCAGCACGCTTTATATCGTTCCAACACCGATTGGGAACCTGGGCGATATCACCCAACGTGCTCTGACGGTGCTTTCAAGCGTCGATCTGATCGCAGCGGAAGATACACGTCATACCGGACTGTTGCTACAACATTTCGCCATCAATGCGCGCCTGTTCGCATTGCACGATCATAACGAGCAACAGAAGGCGGAAACGCTGTTGGCTAAGCTGCGCGACGGGCAAAGCATAGCGTTAGTTTCTGATGCCGGCACGCCGCTGATTAACGATCCGGGCTACCATCTTGTCCGTCTTTGCCGTGATGCAGGCATTAACGTTGTTCCATTACCGGGTGCCTGTGCAGCGATTACAGCATTAAGCGCCGCGGGGCTTCCGTCCGATCGATTCTGTTACGAAGGGTTTCTGCCAGCAAAAAGCAAAGGTCGCTGCGATACGCTGCGGGCGCTTGAGCAGGAGTCGCGCACGCTGATTTTCTACGAATCAACCCATCGTCTGCTGGAGAGTCTACAGGATATGGTGGCGGTATGGGGAGAGGCGCGTTATGTGGTGCTGGCGCGAGAAATCACCAAAACCTGGGAATCGATTTATGGGGCGCCGGTAGGAGAGCTACTGGCGTGGGTGCAGGAGGACGAGAACCGCCGCAAAGGCGAGATGGTGCTGATTGTAGAAGGCTACCATGCTCAGGAAGATGCGCTGCCGCCTGAAGCGCTGCGTACGCTGGCGCTGTTGCAGAAAGAGCTTCCGCTGAAAAAAGCCGCCCAGTTAACGGCAGAAATCCACGATGTGAAAAAGAATGCGCTGTATAAATATGCACTGGAACAGCAAGAGGGGTGA
- a CDS encoding type II toxin-antitoxin system HicB family antitoxin has product MSKTNFFEIAGQPAVVSFVPELNAMRGKFLGLSGYCDFVADSVEGLKREGEISLSEYLNDCREAGIDPYVRQEKTKTFTLRYNESFAEKLTQAAAEKGKSLNAFIIEILEAQLSLI; this is encoded by the coding sequence ATGAGCAAAACAAACTTTTTTGAAATAGCCGGACAACCCGCCGTAGTCAGTTTTGTTCCGGAACTCAACGCGATGCGCGGTAAATTTTTAGGGCTGAGTGGCTATTGTGATTTTGTCGCTGACAGCGTTGAAGGATTAAAAAGAGAGGGCGAAATCTCGCTGAGTGAATATCTTAATGATTGCCGCGAGGCAGGGATTGATCCCTACGTCAGGCAGGAAAAAACAAAGACGTTCACCTTACGCTATAACGAGTCTTTCGCAGAAAAACTGACGCAGGCCGCTGCTGAAAAAGGAAAATCGCTGAATGCCTTTATTATCGAAATCCTGGAAGCGCAGCTGAGTCTTATATAG
- a CDS encoding type II toxin-antitoxin system HicA family toxin, with protein sequence MEQLMVGLRKKHQCTLNKIFTSPPPVNIKWSDIESLIKALGGRVTEGNGSRCRFILNDSIAKFHRPHPLPDTDRDAIVSLREWLESTGVKP encoded by the coding sequence ATGGAACAGCTGATGGTTGGATTACGGAAGAAGCATCAATGCACGCTTAATAAGATATTTACGTCGCCTCCTCCGGTTAATATCAAATGGAGTGATATCGAGTCGCTGATCAAAGCTTTGGGCGGCCGGGTTACTGAGGGAAACGGCTCACGATGCAGGTTTATCCTGAACGACAGTATCGCTAAATTTCACAGGCCGCATCCTCTACCTGATACGGATAGGGACGCAATTGTAAGTCTGCGGGAATGGTTAGAAAGTACAGGAGTTAAGCCATGA
- a CDS encoding pirin family protein, whose protein sequence is MITSRTAQECGKADYGWLQARYTFSFGHYFDPQLMGYASLRVLNQEVLTPGASFQPRTYPKVDVLNLILQGEAEYRDSDGNHVIARQGEALLFATQPTISYSEHNLSKDRPLTRMQLWLDACPERENAAVQRMTVDEHARHTLMASPDGQKGSLQLRQQVWIHHLLLEPGESYTVELHGSRAYLQSIHGSLSAVTHSEAEEKLICGDGAFIREEQSVTLRADTPLRALVIDLPV, encoded by the coding sequence ATGATTACCAGTCGCACCGCGCAAGAGTGTGGCAAGGCTGATTACGGCTGGCTGCAGGCGCGCTATACCTTTTCTTTTGGTCACTATTTTGATCCCCAGTTAATGGGCTACGCGTCACTGCGTGTGCTCAACCAGGAAGTGCTGACACCAGGGGCTTCCTTTCAACCCAGAACCTATCCAAAGGTCGACGTGCTGAATCTGATTTTGCAAGGTGAGGCGGAGTATCGCGACAGTGACGGAAATCATGTCATAGCCCGGCAGGGAGAAGCGCTACTTTTCGCCACCCAACCGACTATCAGCTACAGCGAACATAATTTAAGTAAAGATCGGCCGCTGACAAGAATGCAGCTGTGGCTGGATGCCTGCCCGGAGCGAGAAAACGCCGCGGTGCAGCGCATGACTGTTGATGAGCATGCTCGCCATACCCTTATGGCTTCTCCTGACGGGCAAAAAGGCAGTTTGCAACTGCGTCAGCAGGTGTGGATCCATCATCTTCTGCTGGAGCCGGGCGAGAGTTACACCGTTGAACTGCACGGTTCACGTGCCTATCTGCAATCTATTCACGGCAGCCTGAGTGCCGTCACCCATTCCGAAGCCGAAGAAAAACTGATATGCGGCGACGGTGCATTTATCCGCGAAGAACAGAGCGTCACGCTGCGAGCCGATACGCCGCTGCGAGCGCTGGTGATTGATTTACCGGTTTAA
- a CDS encoding LysR family transcriptional regulator: protein MAKDRALTLEALRVMDAIDRRGSFAAAADELGRVPSALSYTMQKLEEELDVVLFDRSGHRTKFTNVGRMLLERGRVLLEAADKLTTDAEALARGWETHLTIVTEALIPCEYLFPLIDKLADKANTQISLVTEVLAGAWERLEQGRADIVIAPDMHFRASSEINTRKLYSIMSVIVASPGHPIHDEPEPLSEVSRVKYRGIAVADTARERPVLTVQLLDKQQRLTVSSIEDKHRALLAGLGVASMPYPMVEKDIAEGRLRVVSPEYTKEVDIIMAWRRDSMGEAKAWCLREIPKLLAKRHSL, encoded by the coding sequence ATGGCTAAAGATCGCGCTCTGACGCTGGAAGCGCTACGAGTGATGGATGCCATCGATCGTCGTGGTAGCTTCGCGGCGGCGGCTGATGAGTTAGGCCGTGTCCCTTCCGCACTCAGCTACACCATGCAGAAGCTGGAAGAAGAGCTGGACGTTGTTCTGTTCGACCGTTCTGGTCATCGTACAAAATTTACCAACGTTGGGCGGATGCTGCTGGAACGTGGCAGAGTGTTGCTTGAGGCGGCGGATAAGCTGACGACGGATGCGGAAGCGCTGGCCCGCGGTTGGGAGACGCATCTGACGATTGTCACTGAAGCACTGATCCCGTGCGAATATCTCTTTCCGCTGATTGATAAACTGGCTGATAAAGCGAACACGCAAATTTCACTGGTAACGGAAGTGTTAGCCGGTGCCTGGGAGCGGCTCGAGCAGGGACGAGCCGATATTGTGATCGCGCCCGATATGCATTTTCGCGCCTCATCAGAGATCAATACCCGCAAGCTTTACAGCATCATGAGCGTGATTGTGGCGAGTCCTGGCCATCCTATTCATGACGAGCCGGAACCCCTGTCTGAAGTGTCACGAGTGAAATACCGTGGCATCGCGGTGGCCGATACGGCACGAGAACGACCTGTGCTTACCGTACAGCTGTTGGATAAGCAGCAGCGGCTGACCGTCAGTTCGATTGAAGATAAGCACCGTGCGTTACTGGCCGGGCTTGGCGTTGCTTCAATGCCCTATCCGATGGTAGAAAAGGATATCGCCGAAGGCCGTTTGCGCGTGGTCAGCCCTGAATATACAAAAGAAGTCGATATCATCATGGCCTGGCGTCGTGACAGCATGGGCGAGGCGAAAGCCTGGTGCCTGCGGGAAATCCCTAAGCTGCTGGCGAAACGCCATTCATTATAG
- a CDS encoding glutathione S-transferase family protein, which translates to MGQLIDGVWHDNWYDTKSTGGRFKRSESVWRNWVTADGSAGPTGKSGFRAEADRYHLYVSLACPWAHRTLLMRTLKGLESLIAVSVVHPLMLENGWTFDEDFAAATGDSLYQNDFLYQLYLHADKNYTGRVTVPVLWDKQQNTIVSNESADILRMFNSAFDAVGARAGDFYPADLRGKIDEVNSWVYDTVNNGVYKAGFATSQAAYDEAVTALFHSLERLEQMLGQHRYLTGDRLTEADLRLWTTLVRFDPVYVTHFKCDKHRIGDYLNLNGFLREIYQLPGVAETVNLAHIRHHYYHSHKTINPSGVISTGPAFDWDEPHGRDARFR; encoded by the coding sequence ATGGGACAGCTAATCGACGGTGTCTGGCATGATAACTGGTATGACACCAAATCTACCGGCGGCCGCTTCAAGCGCTCTGAATCCGTCTGGCGCAACTGGGTAACCGCCGATGGTTCTGCTGGCCCAACGGGTAAAAGCGGTTTTCGCGCTGAGGCAGACCGTTATCACCTTTATGTGTCTCTCGCCTGTCCGTGGGCACATCGCACTTTACTCATGCGTACGTTGAAAGGGCTTGAAAGCCTGATTGCCGTTTCGGTGGTGCATCCGTTGATGCTGGAGAATGGCTGGACCTTTGATGAAGATTTTGCGGCCGCAACCGGCGACAGCCTCTATCAAAACGACTTTCTGTATCAGCTCTATTTACATGCCGATAAAAACTACACTGGACGCGTTACCGTGCCGGTACTCTGGGACAAACAGCAAAACACCATTGTCAGTAATGAGTCAGCAGATATCCTACGCATGTTCAACAGCGCTTTTGATGCGGTGGGCGCACGCGCAGGCGATTTCTATCCGGCCGATCTGCGTGGGAAAATCGATGAGGTGAACAGCTGGGTTTACGATACGGTGAATAATGGCGTTTATAAAGCGGGGTTTGCAACCTCCCAGGCAGCCTATGATGAAGCCGTTACCGCTCTGTTTCACTCCCTGGAAAGGCTGGAGCAGATGCTTGGCCAGCATCGTTATCTGACTGGCGACAGGCTGACCGAAGCGGATTTACGCTTGTGGACGACGCTGGTGCGCTTTGATCCGGTGTACGTCACGCATTTCAAATGTGATAAACATCGTATCGGTGACTACCTGAACTTAAACGGTTTTCTGCGGGAGATTTATCAGCTGCCGGGCGTGGCGGAAACCGTGAATTTAGCCCATATCCGCCATCACTACTACCACAGCCACAAAACCATTAATCCGTCTGGCGTGATTTCAACAGGACCGGCATTTGACTGGGACGAACCGCACGGACGTGACGCGCGTTTTCGCTAA
- a CDS encoding DoxX family protein, with protein sequence MKKSEDVGFLVARILLPVLFIVAGWGKITGYAGTQQYMEAMGVPGFFLPLTILLEFGGGLAILFGFLTRFTAIATAIFTLITALVFHTNFSVDGNSINFMKNLSIAGGYLLLFITGPGAYSIDRIWRKKS encoded by the coding sequence ATGAAAAAATCAGAAGATGTGGGCTTTTTAGTGGCGCGTATTTTACTGCCGGTGCTGTTTATCGTAGCTGGCTGGGGTAAAATTACCGGTTACGCGGGTACTCAACAATATATGGAAGCGATGGGCGTACCCGGCTTCTTTCTGCCGTTAACAATCCTGCTGGAATTTGGCGGTGGACTGGCAATTCTGTTTGGTTTTCTGACGCGCTTTACGGCAATTGCTACAGCAATTTTTACCCTCATTACCGCACTGGTATTCCATACCAACTTTAGCGTTGATGGCAACTCCATCAACTTTATGAAGAACCTGAGTATTGCCGGTGGCTACCTGCTGCTGTTTATTACCGGCCCGGGTGCTTACAGCATCGACCGGATCTGGCGCAAAAAGAGCTAA
- a CDS encoding YqjK-like family protein, with protein MSRERNERKAELLRQIHQQRLDLSINTKYWLESTARYDRGWLTVVSLRRYFAVGSGLMAIWSVRNPRFITRWAKRGLGAWSTWRMVRNFLPNR; from the coding sequence ATGAGCCGTGAACGTAACGAGCGTAAAGCCGAACTGCTGCGCCAGATCCATCAGCAGCGGTTGGATCTCAGTATCAATACGAAATACTGGCTTGAAAGCACCGCCCGTTACGATCGCGGCTGGCTGACCGTTGTCAGTTTACGTCGCTACTTTGCGGTAGGAAGCGGGCTGATGGCAATCTGGTCAGTGCGTAATCCGCGTTTTATTACCCGCTGGGCTAAACGCGGCCTTGGCGCATGGAGTACCTGGCGGATGGTGCGCAATTTCCTGCCAAACCGCTAA
- a CDS encoding phage holin family protein, giving the protein MADYQQSQGPGKGVVNIGQRIITTLVGIVETRVRLAVVELEEEKANLIQMLIMIGLTMLFTAFGLMSLMVLIIWAVDAQYRLMAIGITTAVLFALAIIFGLWTLAKSRRSTLLNATRKELKSDRKLLEDE; this is encoded by the coding sequence ATGGCGGATTATCAGCAGAGCCAGGGCCCCGGCAAAGGGGTCGTTAACATTGGACAGCGCATTATCACTACGCTGGTAGGGATAGTCGAAACCCGTGTCAGGCTGGCGGTTGTTGAGCTTGAGGAAGAGAAAGCGAATCTAATCCAGATGCTGATTATGATTGGCCTGACGATGCTCTTTACTGCTTTCGGTTTGATGAGCCTGATGGTGCTGATTATCTGGGCAGTTGATGCGCAATATCGCCTGATGGCAATTGGCATCACGACCGCCGTGCTGTTCGCTCTCGCTATTATCTTCGGACTCTGGACGCTGGCTAAGTCACGGCGCTCCACGCTCCTTAACGCTACGCGCAAGGAACTAAAGTCCGATCGTAAATTACTGGAGGACGAGTAA
- a CDS encoding YqjD family protein translates to MSKDTTSEHLRAELKNLADTLEEVLSNTGEKSKNELDKLRSKAQSALKDTRARLGDSGDRIAQTSREVADHADVYVRENPWTSVGIGAAIGVVLGVLLTRR, encoded by the coding sequence ATGTCAAAAGATACCACTTCCGAGCATCTGCGTGCAGAACTGAAAAACCTGGCTGATACGCTGGAAGAAGTTCTCAGCAACACCGGCGAAAAGTCTAAAAACGAGCTGGATAAACTGCGCAGCAAAGCTCAAAGCGCGCTGAAAGACACCCGCGCTCGTCTGGGTGACTCCGGCGACCGTATTGCGCAGACTTCACGTGAAGTCGCCGATCATGCTGACGTTTACGTGCGTGAAAATCCCTGGACCAGCGTAGGTATCGGTGCCGCCATTGGTGTGGTGCTCGGTGTCTTGCTGACGCGTCGATAA
- a CDS encoding DUF1090 domain-containing protein has translation MKYRILGLSLLTLTTFAQAAESLCLQKEQDIQHEIDLARQHDNQRRVTGLERALTEARAGCTDAKLRDNHQVKIKEHQQKVDERQKELDQEKADGDDSKKIAKREQKLAEAKRELKEVLAAPY, from the coding sequence ATGAAATACCGGATCCTGGGACTCAGCCTCTTAACCCTGACCACTTTCGCTCAGGCGGCCGAATCGCTTTGCCTGCAAAAAGAGCAGGATATACAGCATGAAATTGACCTGGCGCGCCAGCATGATAATCAGCGTCGTGTCACCGGACTGGAGCGTGCGTTAACGGAAGCACGTGCGGGCTGTACGGATGCAAAGCTGCGCGATAATCATCAGGTAAAGATTAAAGAGCATCAGCAGAAAGTGGATGAGCGGCAGAAAGAGCTGGATCAGGAAAAAGCTGACGGCGATGACAGTAAAAAAATTGCAAAGCGTGAACAAAAGCTGGCAGAAGCAAAACGTGAACTAAAGGAAGTCCTGGCAGCACCGTACTGA
- the mzrA gene encoding EnvZ/OmpR regulon moderator MzrA: MWNVIKHYASPRLIGIGVLGIFALIVVTVLPALFRSETALQIRASRQGTVLPDGFYVYQRLNAEGIHIKSITPDNNSLIIKFDSLEESTAAEKVLRELLPEGFDIAQLEQPSSSEWISRISLHKQSVG; encoded by the coding sequence ATGTGGAATGTGATTAAACACTACGCCTCACCCCGGCTGATCGGTATAGGGGTTTTAGGGATATTTGCCCTTATAGTGGTGACGGTGCTGCCGGCTTTATTTCGTAGCGAAACCGCTTTACAGATACGCGCATCACGTCAGGGCACCGTGTTACCCGATGGTTTTTATGTTTATCAGCGGCTGAACGCCGAAGGGATTCATATCAAAAGCATCACCCCGGATAATAACTCGCTAATCATCAAGTTTGATTCGCTGGAAGAGAGTACCGCCGCGGAAAAAGTGCTGCGCGAACTGCTTCCTGAAGGTTTTGATATCGCCCAGCTTGAGCAACCCTCTTCATCTGAATGGATAAGCCGTATCAGCCTGCATAAGCAGTCAGTAGGTTGA
- a CDS encoding DedA family protein, with the protein MDILNELVHALWHQDYELLANPSLVWAIYCVLFVILFLENGLLPAAFLPGDSLLILVGVLIAKGTMTFPLALLILTVAASLGSWIGYIQGRWLGNTPTVQKWLSHLPAQYHQRAHQLFHRHGLSALLMGRFIAFVRTLLPTIAGLSGLNNARFQFFNWMSALLWVLILTVLGFGLGKTPLFRKYEDQLMFCLMLLPLVLLVFGLFGSLYVLWKKKRSINNEKGNS; encoded by the coding sequence ATGGATATTTTAAATGAATTAGTCCACGCCCTCTGGCATCAGGACTATGAATTGCTGGCTAATCCTTCACTGGTCTGGGCAATTTACTGCGTTCTGTTTGTGATTCTGTTTCTGGAAAACGGCCTGCTTCCGGCCGCTTTTCTGCCAGGCGACAGCCTGCTAATCCTGGTTGGCGTGCTGATTGCCAAAGGCACAATGACGTTCCCCCTTGCCTTACTTATTCTTACCGTCGCTGCCAGCCTTGGCAGCTGGATCGGCTATATACAGGGACGCTGGCTGGGGAATACGCCTACCGTCCAAAAATGGCTGTCACACCTGCCCGCACAGTATCATCAGCGCGCGCATCAGTTATTCCACCGTCACGGCCTTTCCGCACTATTGATGGGGCGTTTCATTGCGTTTGTCAGAACGCTATTACCAACGATTGCTGGCCTGTCCGGTTTGAATAATGCCCGCTTCCAGTTTTTCAACTGGATGAGTGCGCTATTATGGGTGCTCATTCTCACCGTGCTCGGCTTTGGCCTTGGCAAAACCCCCCTTTTTCGTAAATATGAAGATCAGCTGATGTTCTGTCTGATGCTGCTGCCGCTGGTGCTGCTGGTCTTCGGGCTGTTTGGCTCACTGTACGTTTTATGGAAAAAAAAGCGTAGTATTAACAATGAGAAAGGAAACTCATAA